A stretch of the Corvus moneduloides isolate bCorMon1 chromosome 8, bCorMon1.pri, whole genome shotgun sequence genome encodes the following:
- the LOC116447122 gene encoding CD59 glycoprotein-like: protein MMWTVFSLVLVSSLFVLKSEALQCYTCVGSSDDDCNRQGSQQCPGHADACAVIRGQASGIMKSCSFRSFCERARRDGSRAPGVSVHCCYSNNCNARSQAPRVTSSSSYFSLLIFTLLWHPLLKLT, encoded by the exons ATGATGTGGACAGTCTTCAGCCTGGTTCTTGTCAGCTCCCTTTTTGTCCTCAAAA GTGAAGCACTGCAGTGTTACACCTGTGTAGGTTCTAGTGATGACGACTGCAACAGACAAGGAAGTCAGCAGTGTCCTGGCCATGCAGATGCCTGTGCAGTCATTAGAGGACAAGCAA GTGGCATCATGAAGTCCTGCTCGTTCAGGTCCTTCTGCGAGCGGGCGAGGAGGGACGGCTCGAGGGCGCCCGGCGTGAGCGTCCACTGCTGCTACTCCAACAACTGCAACGCCAGGAGTCAGGCTCCCAGAgtcaccagctccagcagctaTTTCTCCCTCCTCATCTTCACACTGCTCTGGCACCCCTTGTTGAAGCTGACatga